In Acidobacteriota bacterium, the sequence GGGACAAGAGCCGCGGGTTCGTCCTTTCCGGGCGGCCCTAAAGGGCCGCCGGATCGGATTCGGGGGGCCGCCCGGCCTCCCCCGGGTCCTCGATTCGCTCGACGACGATCCGCAGCCGCGCCACCAGGGCGGCGAGGGCGCCCAGGGCGGCCCACACCGGGAGGAGGACCGCCCCCACCACGCCGAGGGTCAGGGGGACCTCGATGAGGGTCTCCCCCTCCGCGTTCTTGATCGTGATCCGGCGAATGTTGCCGCTGTGGATGAGGTCCTTGACGCGGCCGAGCAGTTCGTCGCCGCTCACCGAAAACTCCTCCCTTCGGACCCTTTTCCTGGCCATGGGCGCCTCCCGATCCGGGCAAGGGATGATACGCTCTCCCCCCGGCGGGAGTTCTCGAGCCTCCCGTTCCGCCGCGGGAACGAGGTCTCACTCGTAGTCGGGCACCCTGCGGGGCTCCGGTGCGAAGCTCCCGTCCCGGACCTGCCGGAGAAAGCGGGTGAGGTGTCGGAAGTAGGCCTCTTGGTCGTCCCAGAGCGAAAAGTGGCTTCCGCTGGTGCAAACGGCCGCCCGGCCGTTGGGCAGGAGGCGCACCATCCGGCGGATGTCGGCCGGGTTGACGGTGTCGTAGTAGCCGACGAGAAGGAGCGTGGGCGCAACGATTCGGTGCAGGTCGGACCAACGATCCCAGCCCTTGATCCTTCCGGTGACGGCGAGCCCGCTCGGACCGCACAAGAGGTCGTGAATGCGGGTGTTCTGGTTTCGAAAGGACCGCTCCAGCGGCTCGGGCCATGGAGCGAGCCGGCACAGGTGGCGCGGGTACACCATCCCCATCAAGGCGTCCCGGTATTCGGGGGCCTGCGTGAGCCCTTCCCGCTCGCACCGCTCGAGTACGGCGCGGACCTTCTCGGGCAGTTCGGCCCGGAGACGATTCATGTGCTGGACGTGGGAGGCGACGCTCGCCGTCACGTTGGACAGGACCAGGGCCTTCAGGTGCCTGGGATGGGCGAGGGCGTACTCGATGGCGAGCATGCCGCCGAAGGAATGGCCGTAAAGAACAAAGTCCGCCAGCCCCAGGGCGGCCCGCACCTCCTCGACCTCCTCGGCGTACCGGTTCACGGTCCACAAGGAGTCGTCTCCGGGCCTGTCCGAGTTCCCGCACCCGAGCTGGTCGTAAAAGTACAGCGTGCACCCTTCCGCCGGAAGAAAATCCCCGAGGCATTCGAGGGATTCGTGGGTCCCTCCCGGTCCCCCGTGGAGGATGAGCACGGGCGTGCGGCCCGAGCCCACCCGCCGGGTCCAGACCCGATGGGTTCCCCCCGCCACCGGAACCCGCCGGACTCCCGCCGTTCGGATGGCCACTTCCGGTCCCGGGACGGGAAGACCTTCCGGAAAGGTGAGGCGGCGGAAGATGTCGGAGGCGCCGGGAAGCCGCGCCTCCTCCGCCGGGATCGCGGAGCGGGAGAGGGCGGCCCCCGCAAGGGCCGCGGCGCCCGACTCGAGGAACGTCCTGCGCGTCATACGTGCCATGGCGCTCTCCACTCGGCCGGTTCGGGCCGGCCCCGAATCGGCGGTCCTAAAGAGACCGGATCTCGGTGGCGAAATGAGGGGCGGGGGGACCGAGCAGGTGGCCCTGGCCCAGGGTGACCCCCAGGGCCCGGATGGCCCGGAGCTCCTCCCCCGTCTCGATCCCCTCCGCCACGAGTTGGGCGTTGATGTTGCGGCTGAGGATGAGGAGGGA encodes:
- a CDS encoding DUF4342 domain-containing protein; amino-acid sequence: MARKRVRREEFSVSGDELLGRVKDLIHSGNIRRITIKNAEGETLIEVPLTLGVVGAVLLPVWAALGALAALVARLRIVVERIEDPGEAGRPPESDPAAL
- a CDS encoding proline iminopeptidase-family hydrolase, producing the protein MARMTRRTFLESGAAALAGAALSRSAIPAEEARLPGASDIFRRLTFPEGLPVPGPEVAIRTAGVRRVPVAGGTHRVWTRRVGSGRTPVLILHGGPGGTHESLECLGDFLPAEGCTLYFYDQLGCGNSDRPGDDSLWTVNRYAEEVEEVRAALGLADFVLYGHSFGGMLAIEYALAHPRHLKALVLSNVTASVASHVQHMNRLRAELPEKVRAVLERCEREGLTQAPEYRDALMGMVYPRHLCRLAPWPEPLERSFRNQNTRIHDLLCGPSGLAVTGRIKGWDRWSDLHRIVAPTLLLVGYYDTVNPADIRRMVRLLPNGRAAVCTSGSHFSLWDDQEAYFRHLTRFLRQVRDGSFAPEPRRVPDYE